The Branchiostoma floridae strain S238N-H82 chromosome 8, Bfl_VNyyK, whole genome shotgun sequence genome has a segment encoding these proteins:
- the LOC118421563 gene encoding chondroitin proteoglycan 2-like — MLRVLVVLTLVSLAVGTPISKDQLLAELRSIIEPFSCAGRAQAMYSDPADCTMFYECVDGHPVYHRSCALTGTVFDQGDQICDWPENVPPPCGTEPVPVTTEAPPPPPFTCDDKPAGTYPDVTNCRAYWECVPGHPPYNRPCALQELVYNPDKGVCDWPRDVVGPCGELQRKRTLNGTDENSGTDENSGTNENSGTEETGFSCAGRTDGLYSDPDNCAMYYECVANHPVYHRPCANHGTVFDEADQICDWPANVAPPCGTEGIFTCAGKAPGSYADPSDCAKFYQCVVDHADPYHFDCPAGGLVFDPEKKICEWPWTVAQPCGYKTD, encoded by the exons ATGCTGCGAGTATTGGTGGTTTTGACTCTGGTGTCACTGGCGGTAGGAACGCCGATCTCTAAGGATCAG CTTCTGGCCGAGCTACGTAGCATCATCGAGCCTTTCAGCTGTGCGGGCCGGGCGCAGGCCATGTACAGTGACCCCGCCGACTGTACCATGTTTTACGAGTGTGTGGATGGCCACCCCGTGTACCACCGGTCATGTGCGCTCACCGGTACCGTGTTCGACCAGGGAGACCAGATCTGTGACTGGCCCGAAAACGTGCCGCCACCGTGTGGG ACAGAGCCGGTGCCAGTCACTAccgaagccccgccccctccacCGTTCACCTGTGACGACAAGCCAGCCGGCACGTACCCTGACGTCACTAACTGCCGTGCGTACTGGGAGTGTGTGCCGGGACACCCGCCCTACAACCGCCCCTGCGCGCTGCAGGAACTCGTCTACAACCCCGATAAGGGAGTCTGTGATTGGCCAAGAGACGTGGTTGGGCCGTGCGGG GAGCTGCAGCGCAAGCGGACATTAAATGGGACCGACGAAAACAGTGGTACGGACGAAAACAGTGGAACAAACGAAAATAGTGGGACCGAGGAAACAG GTTTCAGTTGTGCCGGACGCACTGACGGCTTGTACAGTGACCCTGACAACTGCGCCATGTACTACGAGTGCGTGGCGAACCATCCCGTGTACCACCGGCCATGTGCCAACCACGGTACCGTCTTCGACGAGGCCGACCAGATTTGTGACTGGCCCGCTAACGTGGCGCCACCTTGCGGG ACGGAGGGAATCTTCACCTGCGCGGGAAAGGCCCCAGGAAGCTACGCTGACCCGAGTGACTGTGCCAAGTTCTACCAGTGCGTAGTCGACCACGCAGACCCTTACCACTTCGACTGTCCGGCGGGGGGACTCGTCTTTGACCCCGAAAAGAAGATCTGTGAATGGCCGTGGACTGTGGCTCAGCCCTGTGGG tacaaGACTGACTGA